From Bacillus sp. FSL K6-3431, the proteins below share one genomic window:
- a CDS encoding DUF3267 domain-containing protein: MHCWKSFNVDKRYHFNRRFFISTMIALLGFITLYVPLQSIASAPLQEKYFLIFLGAFILLYPIHKLCHLLPIINYYKFMKLKIEIYFYVLPIIHFNVKKPIQKKQFAAALLFPFIFINIILLTFALLMPQYVHYATILLAYHIGICATDLSYAKSLFSSPKDALIEENEDGYEILVR, from the coding sequence ATGCATTGCTGGAAATCGTTTAACGTGGACAAAAGGTATCATTTTAATCGACGTTTTTTTATCTCCACGATGATCGCATTACTTGGTTTTATCACTTTATACGTACCTTTGCAATCCATTGCCTCCGCACCTTTGCAAGAAAAGTATTTTCTTATTTTTCTAGGCGCTTTTATTTTACTATATCCTATTCATAAATTATGTCATCTCTTGCCGATTATTAATTATTATAAATTTATGAAGTTAAAGATCGAAATATATTTTTATGTATTGCCGATTATTCATTTTAATGTAAAAAAACCAATTCAAAAAAAGCAATTTGCAGCTGCATTGCTTTTTCCGTTTATATTCATTAATATCATACTGCTAACCTTCGCTTTGCTTATGCCGCAGTATGTTCATTATGCAACTATTCTGCTCGCATATCATATTGGAATTTGTGCAACGGATTTATCCTATGCAAAAAGCTTATTTTCCAGTCCTAAAGATGCCCTAATTGAAGAAAATGAAGATGGGTATGAAATATTAGTGAGATAG
- the yhaM gene encoding 3'-5' exoribonuclease YhaM, with protein sequence MAKELLQHEVGEQVDLFLLIKSATKGIASNGKPFLTVILQDRSGDIEAKLWDTSDNEVSMYQPETIVRTAGEVHLYRGRLQLKIKQIRPASKQDNVSVADLLETAPLSKEEISNKVTQYIFEMKNPNIQRLTRHLLKKHMDGFLEYPAATKNHHEFVSGLGYHVVCMLDLAKSIAELYPTLDRDLLYAGIILHDLGKVIELSGPVAASYTVEGNLLGHITIIITEMGKAADELGIQGEEMVILQHLVLSHHGKLEWGSPKQPMIKEAEILHMIDNIDAKMNMLDRAMKRVKPGEFSERIFPLDNRSFYKPTFHS encoded by the coding sequence ATGGCAAAGGAACTTTTACAGCATGAAGTTGGGGAGCAAGTAGATCTTTTTCTACTTATTAAAAGTGCAACAAAAGGTATAGCTAGCAATGGTAAACCATTTTTAACAGTAATATTGCAAGATCGATCTGGTGATATTGAAGCGAAGTTATGGGACACATCCGATAATGAAGTATCGATGTATCAGCCTGAAACAATCGTCCGTACGGCAGGAGAGGTGCATCTATATCGGGGAAGATTACAGCTGAAAATCAAGCAAATTAGACCCGCCTCTAAACAAGACAATGTTAGCGTTGCTGATTTATTAGAAACTGCACCATTAAGCAAAGAAGAGATTTCGAACAAAGTTACACAATACATTTTTGAAATGAAAAATCCAAATATTCAACGCCTAACTAGACATTTATTGAAGAAGCATATGGACGGATTTTTGGAATATCCAGCTGCGACAAAAAATCATCATGAGTTCGTTTCCGGACTTGGCTACCATGTTGTATGCATGCTGGACTTGGCTAAATCGATTGCAGAGCTATATCCGACTTTAGACCGTGATCTTCTGTATGCAGGAATTATTTTACATGATCTAGGAAAAGTAATTGAATTATCCGGTCCAGTAGCTGCTTCATATACTGTCGAAGGAAATTTACTTGGCCATATTACAATTATTATCACCGAAATGGGCAAGGCTGCCGATGAGCTAGGGATACAAGGGGAAGAAATGGTTATTTTACAGCATCTAGTATTAAGTCATCATGGTAAGTTAGAATGGGGTAGCCCAAAGCAGCCAATGATTAAAGAAGCGGAAATCTTGCATATGATTGATAATATTGATGCAAAAATGAATATGCTTGATCGGGCAATGAAACGGGTGAAACCAGGTGAATTTTCGGAGAGAATATTTCCACTTGATAACCGCTCCTTTTATAAACCAACATTTCATTCTTAA
- a CDS encoding ABC transporter ATP-binding protein: MSLLEVQNLTGGYTKTPVLKDISFTMESGQMIGLIGLNGAGKSTTIKHIIGLMEQRSGLIKINGNQLKENPETYRKQLTFVPESPILYEELTLEEHLKLTAMAYGIPEQTYESRVGPLLKEFRLDKKMKWFPAHFSKGMKQKVMIMCAFLIEPSLYIIDEPFVGLDPIAIQSLLELMNRMKGNGAGILMSTHILATAERYCDGFIILHNGEVRAKGTLTELQEEFGMQGASLDDIYIQLTKEDIHEADK; this comes from the coding sequence ATGTCTTTACTTGAAGTACAAAACTTAACAGGAGGTTATACAAAAACTCCTGTTTTAAAAGATATATCATTTACAATGGAATCGGGCCAAATGATTGGTTTAATAGGCTTAAATGGAGCTGGTAAAAGCACAACGATTAAACATATCATTGGATTAATGGAACAGCGCTCAGGGTTAATTAAGATCAATGGGAATCAACTCAAGGAAAATCCGGAAACATATCGGAAACAATTAACATTTGTGCCTGAGTCACCAATATTATACGAAGAACTAACATTGGAAGAACACTTGAAACTGACTGCGATGGCATATGGAATTCCCGAGCAAACGTATGAATCGAGAGTTGGTCCACTTTTAAAGGAATTCCGACTCGATAAAAAAATGAAATGGTTCCCTGCACACTTTTCAAAAGGAATGAAACAGAAAGTAATGATTATGTGTGCATTTCTTATTGAACCGTCATTGTATATTATTGATGAACCATTTGTTGGCCTTGATCCAATTGCTATTCAATCGCTCCTAGAATTAATGAATCGTATGAAGGGTAATGGAGCAGGAATATTAATGTCGACGCATATCTTGGCAACAGCTGAGCGTTATTGTGACGGATTTATTATTTTACATAATGGTGAAGTGAGGGCGAAGGGAACACTTACAGAACTTCAAGAAGAATTTGGTATGCAGGGCGCCTCTTTAGATGATATATATATCCAGCTAACAAAGGAAGATATTCATGAAGCAGATAAATGA
- a CDS encoding YjcZ family sporulation protein, which translates to MSGGVGYGGGFALIVVLFILLIIVGASWL; encoded by the coding sequence ATGAGCGGAGGCGTTGGATACGGCGGAGGTTTTGCCTTAATAGTTGTATTGTTCATTTTATTGATCATCGTAGGAGCTTCATGGTTATAA
- a CDS encoding DUF1878 family protein, producing MDNLVARLERLEYYQQLLINMVPENGHEFDQLIIRKNLDEKEVKAFYALCEEMSMKVEEEKAAQFVFHAPLFKDFLSQLNPKLNIEEVIDACERQKLFLDLMKVLQKNM from the coding sequence ATGGATAATTTAGTAGCAAGACTAGAGCGCCTTGAATATTATCAACAATTATTAATAAACATGGTTCCAGAAAATGGTCATGAATTTGATCAATTAATTATAAGAAAAAATCTCGATGAAAAAGAAGTGAAGGCATTCTATGCTTTATGTGAAGAGATGAGCATGAAGGTGGAGGAAGAAAAAGCGGCACAATTTGTCTTCCATGCTCCGCTGTTTAAAGATTTTCTTTCCCAATTAAATCCGAAGTTGAATATTGAAGAGGTGATAGATGCTTGTGAAAGACAAAAACTCTTTTTAGATCTGATGAAAGTTCTACAAAAAAATATGTAA
- a CDS encoding YjcZ family sporulation protein: protein MGFSNNSGFALIVVLFILLIIVGSAYLC, encoded by the coding sequence ATGGGGTTTTCTAATAATTCGGGATTTGCGTTAATTGTAGTTCTATTTATTTTGTTGATCATTGTGGGTTCTGCATACCTTTGTTAA
- a CDS encoding YhzD family protein, with the protein MPIYKLTVFEQNGEKILEEDFEANNDQLAKEKGMAILTDKSLDKKTHRCTSALGKLILFHR; encoded by the coding sequence ATGCCAATCTATAAATTAACGGTCTTTGAACAAAACGGGGAAAAGATTCTAGAAGAGGATTTTGAAGCTAATAACGATCAGCTTGCAAAAGAAAAAGGGATGGCAATCTTAACCGATAAAAGCTTAGATAAAAAAACACATCGTTGTACATCAGCCTTAGGAAAACTAATTTTGTTTCATCGATAA
- a CDS encoding YtxH domain-containing protein, with the protein MNAKALAYGLLIGGAVGAATALLSAPLSGKELRTQIKDSKDNWIRIAADLKDDVIDIKDSVSKLSNESKIIIKELASDVKLAVNEWQNDIEPNKTALQQEMQEIQKTMAQLEQRLQEKKVN; encoded by the coding sequence ATGAACGCAAAAGCATTAGCGTATGGATTATTAATTGGAGGTGCAGTAGGTGCTGCAACTGCTCTACTTTCCGCACCACTATCGGGCAAAGAACTTCGCACACAAATCAAAGATTCCAAAGATAACTGGATCAGAATAGCAGCTGATTTAAAAGATGATGTTATTGACATTAAAGATTCAGTTTCGAAACTATCTAATGAAAGCAAAATCATTATTAAAGAATTAGCAAGCGATGTAAAATTGGCCGTTAATGAATGGCAAAACGATATTGAGCCAAATAAAACAGCCTTACAGCAAGAAATGCAAGAAATTCAAAAAACAATGGCACAATTAGAACAGAGGTTGCAGGAAAAGAAAGTGAATTAA
- a CDS encoding sporulation YhaL family protein, which produces MSLPIWIYLVISGVFVSAFMALKTAKEEKALDTEWIEKEGQVYVERMEKERERRKQVDETG; this is translated from the coding sequence ATGTCTTTACCTATATGGATTTACCTTGTGATCTCTGGCGTTTTTGTCAGTGCATTTATGGCTTTAAAAACTGCCAAGGAAGAAAAGGCTTTGGATACAGAATGGATAGAGAAAGAAGGTCAGGTCTACGTAGAAAGAATGGAGAAGGAACGAGAACGAAGAAAACAAGTGGATGAGACTGGATAA
- a CDS encoding peptidylprolyl isomerase yields MKKWILSLSLAAGVIGLAGCSGGNGEAIVKTGAGDITKEELYGALKDKYGEQVLQQLVIDKVLSKEYKVSEKELDAKLAEVKEQVGAQFEMLLAQNGFTDEKDFRESLKLSLLQEKASTKDIKVTDKELKEYYDNKQPDIEVSHIVVEEKDEKKIKEAKAKLDKGEDFAKVAKEYSIDGSAEQGGSLGLISRDAPNLDEDFKAAAFKLKKDEISAPIKTQFGWHIILVTDIEEKEPFDKVKDELENEIKVSKLDPEAVQAAIQAELKKAKIDVKDEDLKTTFDAILQEDEPAKDDSADKKDKE; encoded by the coding sequence ATGAAAAAGTGGATATTATCCCTTTCTTTAGCTGCTGGTGTAATCGGTCTAGCTGGTTGCAGTGGCGGAAATGGTGAGGCGATTGTTAAAACAGGTGCTGGAGATATCACAAAGGAAGAGTTATATGGCGCTTTAAAAGACAAATATGGCGAGCAAGTTCTCCAACAGCTCGTAATTGATAAAGTCCTTTCAAAAGAATACAAAGTGTCAGAAAAGGAATTAGACGCGAAATTGGCTGAAGTGAAAGAACAAGTTGGAGCTCAATTCGAAATGCTGCTTGCACAAAATGGCTTTACGGATGAAAAAGATTTCCGTGAATCATTAAAACTTAGCCTTCTCCAAGAAAAAGCTTCAACGAAAGATATTAAAGTAACAGATAAAGAGCTAAAAGAATATTACGACAATAAACAACCTGACATTGAAGTAAGCCATATTGTTGTAGAAGAAAAAGATGAAAAGAAAATAAAAGAAGCGAAAGCAAAGCTTGATAAAGGTGAAGATTTCGCTAAAGTAGCAAAAGAATATTCAATTGATGGTTCAGCTGAACAAGGAGGCAGTCTCGGCCTCATTTCACGAGATGCTCCTAATTTGGACGAGGACTTTAAAGCAGCTGCCTTTAAATTGAAAAAAGATGAAATTAGTGCTCCAATCAAAACACAATTTGGTTGGCATATTATTCTAGTAACAGATATAGAAGAAAAAGAACCTTTCGATAAAGTAAAAGATGAACTTGAGAATGAAATAAAGGTATCTAAACTTGATCCCGAAGCAGTTCAAGCTGCAATCCAAGCAGAACTGAAAAAAGCAAAAATAGATGTTAAAGATGAAGATCTTAAAACAACATTTGATGCCATCCTTCAAGAAGATGAACCTGCTAAGGATGATAGTGCAGATAAGAAAGACAAAGAATAA
- a CDS encoding tryptophan transporter, producing MNTRTLVVLSLLMGMGTALHFIIPPVILGIKPDMFLAMMFLGIVLFPEKKNVLLLGIVTGLLTALTTGFPMGQIPNIIDKPITAFIFFGLYILIVKKLPGIAGVTILTGVCTIVSGVIFLGSAWILFGLPGAFIGLFAGAVLPAVLLNAIALFILYPLVKTILKRTNMLKQAHV from the coding sequence ATGAATACGAGAACACTTGTTGTTTTATCACTGCTGATGGGAATGGGTACAGCACTTCATTTTATCATCCCCCCCGTTATTTTAGGTATAAAACCTGATATGTTCCTTGCCATGATGTTTTTAGGGATTGTCTTATTTCCTGAAAAGAAAAATGTATTACTTTTAGGAATTGTTACGGGGCTATTAACAGCACTTACTACAGGATTTCCAATGGGGCAAATACCAAATATCATTGATAAACCAATTACTGCTTTTATATTTTTCGGATTATATATACTCATTGTGAAAAAATTACCTGGTATTGCTGGTGTTACAATCTTAACAGGAGTTTGTACAATCGTTTCAGGTGTCATTTTCCTAGGTAGTGCTTGGATCTTATTTGGATTGCCAGGGGCATTTATTGGTTTGTTTGCAGGAGCCGTTCTTCCTGCAGTACTGTTAAATGCTATTGCGTTATTCATTCTTTATCCTCTCGTCAAAACCATTTTAAAAAGAACAAATATGCTTAAACAAGCACATGTATAA
- a CDS encoding HTH-type transcriptional regulator Hpr, with amino-acid sequence MAEKQYSIIESMLFTQRMAQLSKALWKSIEKDWQNWIKPYDLNINEHHILSIAYHLNGASISDIAQFGVMHVSTAFNFSKRLEERNLLQFSKKECDKRNTYVQLTEDGENLFLELMEVYEPESNSIYQGALPLRNLYGKFPEMMELMAIVRNIYGDDFMEIFEKSFHNIENNFSEVDGKISKIKIETVG; translated from the coding sequence ATGGCAGAAAAGCAATATTCAATCATTGAATCAATGCTTTTTACGCAACGTATGGCGCAGTTGAGTAAAGCATTATGGAAATCAATTGAAAAGGATTGGCAAAATTGGATAAAACCATATGATTTAAATATTAATGAACATCATATTTTATCCATTGCCTATCATTTAAATGGTGCTTCTATTTCGGATATCGCTCAATTTGGAGTGATGCATGTATCTACAGCATTTAACTTTTCAAAAAGATTAGAAGAACGAAATCTTTTACAGTTTTCTAAGAAAGAATGCGATAAGCGTAATACATATGTTCAATTGACAGAAGATGGAGAAAATTTGTTTCTTGAATTAATGGAAGTGTATGAGCCAGAAAGTAACTCCATTTATCAAGGAGCACTTCCGCTTAGAAATTTATACGGTAAGTTTCCAGAAATGATGGAGTTAATGGCCATTGTTCGAAATATTTATGGGGATGACTTTATGGAGATTTTTGAGAAATCCTTTCATAATATCGAAAACAACTTCTCAGAAGTTGACGGTAAGATAAGTAAAATAAAAATCGAAACAGTAGGTTAA
- a CDS encoding ATP-binding protein, whose protein sequence is MKLKSLHIYGYGKFIDFHIENISTLQVFYGENEAGKSTIMSFIHSILFGFPGRQQAEKRYEPKTHAAYGGQLITYFEQYGEVKIERVKGKATGDVSVLLEDGTAGGEELLSKLLIGMDRLMYESIFSFNLQGLQTIQRLKGDDISRYLVAAGTIGTDVLLNVEQQFQKELDLLFKPGGRKPKLNEQLRDLRAQESDLKTAKQKNAQYISIIDKKERAEKEIDLIESEVKKLQAKLSRYDDLRRKWPLFKEREKLLNRLEELGDLSFPIEGIARYEKYTDKLIVISSRLNALQERIQQTKWQLDKQVPNKAFSESIHQAEKLIGEGAWYKQLYEEIEALERQLQEYDKQAETIGGELFYPREKWDKLEQLDLGIDMKGKIKEAIQNYDRLHLRREDLRSQLHLAISEKQSIEIKCERLEQDMLSEESFQQLQMQKKKTETTDQLISDKQQFEHELVLLKNQKSQYEQEEKERVRKKFISSSIFLLLCLGLFVWSISESQWLVSGFSVIVMIYAITSGLPYVRKKDSTSIFRDMENIQKQIQKITESLAQRDKNGDQVYSNYEKQLHIREEWSKWIIYLEQLEQRLADLDKQESSLNSEINHIYTKLEEIKTRLGIDSNFSVNRLEDAFELLRQLSHILKMKESVMNQLEVKQGKSERWFIQLQKTTEVAGIDELDVNTALFKLKECIKIEQEKRYVQKELVQKISELTNDIMPLENEVIALKSSINKLLTLAQTDNEEEFRSKAKRFIEMNSIKDRLELIHSQLGEDAEYSTKFYLSEQEMKDHQSELKDSINEQSTELEKLRNELASYRHQVQVLEEGGTYTEQLHRFHQLKSLFNEEARKWTKYALAMRVLTATMDKYKEDRFPKVMLKAQEYFSFLTDGEYQRIYIKQEGSLVVERKDHLLFDPAELSQGTGEQLYISLRFALMEVLKLDFPFPMIIDDGFVNFDKQRTDKIIQLISECHGNTQVLLFTCHAHIKDYFQSENVTQLASNVKSQLMTSEGTIVFGSR, encoded by the coding sequence TTGAAGTTAAAAAGCCTCCATATATATGGGTATGGTAAGTTTATCGACTTTCATATCGAGAACATTTCTACTTTGCAAGTGTTCTATGGTGAAAATGAAGCTGGAAAGTCGACTATCATGTCTTTCATTCATAGCATACTTTTTGGATTTCCTGGAAGACAGCAAGCGGAGAAAAGGTACGAACCGAAAACACATGCAGCATATGGAGGACAACTGATTACGTATTTTGAACAATACGGTGAAGTGAAAATTGAGCGTGTAAAAGGAAAGGCTACAGGAGATGTATCTGTTTTATTGGAGGATGGAACTGCCGGGGGAGAGGAATTACTCTCCAAGCTTCTCATTGGGATGGATCGATTGATGTATGAAAGCATATTCTCTTTTAATCTTCAAGGTCTTCAGACAATACAAAGATTAAAAGGTGATGATATTAGCCGTTATCTGGTGGCAGCTGGAACAATTGGCACAGATGTACTATTAAATGTGGAGCAACAATTTCAAAAAGAGTTAGATCTTTTATTTAAGCCAGGGGGACGGAAGCCTAAGTTAAACGAACAATTGAGGGATTTGCGTGCCCAAGAAAGTGATTTGAAAACAGCTAAGCAGAAAAATGCTCAGTACATATCTATCATTGATAAAAAAGAAAGAGCAGAAAAGGAAATTGATTTAATCGAATCTGAAGTGAAAAAATTACAAGCTAAATTATCTAGATATGATGATTTGCGGAGAAAGTGGCCCCTTTTTAAAGAAAGAGAAAAGCTTCTCAATCGATTGGAGGAATTAGGTGATTTATCATTTCCTATAGAAGGAATAGCAAGATATGAAAAATACACAGACAAGTTGATTGTTATATCTAGTAGACTTAATGCATTGCAAGAGAGAATACAACAAACGAAATGGCAATTAGATAAACAGGTTCCCAATAAAGCTTTTTCAGAATCTATCCATCAAGCAGAGAAGCTAATTGGTGAAGGTGCTTGGTACAAGCAATTGTATGAGGAAATTGAAGCACTCGAGCGACAGCTTCAAGAATACGATAAGCAAGCAGAGACAATCGGAGGAGAACTTTTTTATCCAAGAGAAAAATGGGACAAGCTTGAGCAATTAGATCTTGGGATCGATATGAAAGGCAAAATAAAAGAAGCCATACAAAATTATGATCGATTACATTTGCGTAGGGAGGATCTCCGATCACAACTACATTTGGCTATTAGTGAGAAACAGAGCATTGAAATTAAATGTGAGCGACTAGAACAGGATATGTTAAGTGAAGAATCGTTTCAGCAGTTGCAAATGCAGAAAAAAAAGACTGAAACAACCGATCAGCTTATCAGTGATAAACAACAATTCGAACATGAGCTTGTGTTATTAAAAAATCAAAAGTCACAATACGAACAGGAGGAGAAAGAACGGGTAAGGAAAAAGTTTATTAGTAGTAGTATTTTTCTACTCCTCTGTCTAGGTTTATTTGTATGGAGTATTAGCGAATCCCAATGGCTGGTTTCGGGTTTTTCGGTAATAGTAATGATCTACGCGATTACGAGTGGATTGCCATACGTTCGAAAAAAAGATTCAACTAGTATTTTTAGGGATATGGAAAACATCCAGAAACAGATACAAAAAATTACTGAATCCTTAGCTCAAAGAGATAAAAACGGTGACCAAGTCTATTCTAATTACGAAAAACAACTTCACATACGGGAAGAATGGTCTAAATGGATTATTTATCTAGAACAACTAGAACAAAGACTTGCAGATTTAGATAAGCAAGAATCGTCACTAAATAGCGAAATTAACCATATTTACACTAAGTTGGAGGAAATCAAAACCAGATTAGGAATAGACAGTAATTTTTCTGTTAATCGACTGGAGGATGCCTTTGAGTTATTGCGCCAACTTTCCCATATATTAAAAATGAAAGAAAGTGTGATGAACCAGCTAGAAGTAAAACAAGGAAAATCAGAACGATGGTTTATCCAGCTACAAAAAACAACAGAAGTAGCTGGAATAGATGAACTAGATGTAAATACAGCTCTATTTAAATTAAAGGAATGTATAAAAATAGAACAGGAAAAAAGGTATGTCCAAAAAGAATTAGTTCAGAAAATATCTGAGTTAACCAATGATATAATGCCTTTAGAAAATGAAGTTATTGCTCTGAAATCATCAATTAATAAATTACTAACACTGGCACAGACAGATAATGAAGAAGAATTTCGTAGTAAAGCGAAGCGATTTATCGAAATGAATAGTATCAAGGATAGGTTGGAATTGATACATTCCCAGCTAGGAGAGGATGCAGAATATTCAACGAAATTTTATCTATCCGAACAAGAAATGAAGGATCATCAAAGTGAGTTAAAGGATTCAATAAACGAGCAATCAACAGAACTTGAAAAGCTCAGAAATGAATTGGCATCCTATCGCCATCAAGTGCAAGTTCTTGAAGAGGGAGGAACATATACCGAACAGCTACACCGATTTCATCAGTTGAAGTCACTATTTAATGAAGAAGCAAGAAAATGGACCAAGTATGCTTTAGCGATGCGTGTGTTAACAGCAACGATGGATAAATATAAAGAGGATCGTTTCCCAAAGGTTATGCTGAAAGCGCAAGAATATTTTTCATTCTTAACGGATGGGGAGTATCAACGAATATACATAAAGCAAGAAGGGAGCCTTGTTGTAGAAAGAAAAGATCACCTCCTATTTGATCCTGCAGAACTTAGTCAAGGGACTGGAGAACAGCTATATATATCTTTAAGGTTTGCGCTTATGGAAGTTTTGAAACTTGATTTTCCTTTTCCTATGATAATTGATGATGGATTTGTTAACTTTGATAAACAAAGAACAGATAAAATTATTCAGTTGATTTCCGAGTGTCATGGGAATACCCAGGTTTTACTTTTTACGTGTCATGCGCATATTAAAGACTACTTTCAATCTGAAAACGTCACCCAATTAGCTAGCAATGTAAAGTCTCAGCTAATGACTAGTGAGGGGACAATAGTATTTGGAAGCCGATAG
- a CDS encoding metallophosphoesterase family protein yields MEEIRFIHTADLHLDSPFLGLSHIPKKVFSRIQESTFIAFERVIDAALERAVDFIVVVGDLFDGEDRSIKAQARLRRQLERLNEAEITAFISYGNHDHLAGNWLTLDMPNNVHIFNDEVETVLFTAENGVKVHLYGFSYPERHVFERKVKTYQKKDGADLHIGLLHGQCDGASTLHQPYAPFSIRELLQKEMNYWALGHIHQTQILHTDPYIVYPGNIQGRHRKEAGKKGCYEVKLTVDGSTQLSFIDSADIRWESVQITLEKNTSLTELYSKCEKVMEAKLDVEGQSVLLQITIENAHFLSQPVKQKITNGEFLEMIQDVVDVEQVFVWPYDLKLEQQKTEPSLHHNEGFMKMLDETAKNLQATEAFEESISSLFAHVYGSRYLTEIERLEKQELVEAAKQLVIDELEVKDV; encoded by the coding sequence TTGGAGGAAATTCGCTTCATTCATACAGCTGATTTGCATTTAGACAGTCCTTTTTTAGGTTTGTCCCACATACCCAAAAAAGTATTTTCACGTATACAGGAAAGTACGTTTATAGCATTTGAGAGAGTAATAGATGCAGCGTTAGAAAGAGCAGTGGATTTTATCGTTGTTGTTGGAGATTTATTTGATGGTGAAGATCGCAGTATTAAAGCGCAGGCTAGGCTTCGAAGACAATTAGAACGGCTTAATGAAGCGGAAATAACCGCCTTTATTTCGTATGGTAATCATGACCATCTTGCTGGCAACTGGCTCACACTCGATATGCCAAATAATGTACATATATTTAATGATGAAGTGGAAACAGTCTTATTTACAGCTGAAAATGGAGTAAAGGTCCATCTATATGGATTTAGTTATCCAGAACGCCATGTTTTTGAGAGGAAAGTGAAAACATATCAGAAAAAAGATGGAGCAGATTTACATATCGGACTCTTACATGGACAATGTGATGGTGCAAGTACACTTCATCAACCTTATGCCCCGTTTTCTATTCGAGAATTACTACAAAAAGAAATGAATTATTGGGCGCTCGGTCATATTCATCAAACACAAATTTTACATACTGATCCATATATCGTCTACCCAGGTAATATCCAAGGACGCCATCGAAAAGAGGCAGGAAAAAAAGGCTGTTATGAGGTCAAGCTTACAGTAGATGGTTCTACACAATTATCATTTATAGACTCTGCTGATATTCGTTGGGAATCAGTGCAAATAACGCTTGAAAAAAACACTTCGTTAACCGAGTTATATTCTAAATGTGAAAAAGTCATGGAAGCAAAGCTCGATGTTGAAGGACAAAGTGTATTATTGCAAATAACAATTGAAAACGCCCATTTTTTATCTCAGCCAGTAAAGCAAAAAATTACAAATGGTGAGTTTTTAGAGATGATACAAGATGTAGTGGATGTTGAACAGGTCTTTGTTTGGCCCTATGATCTAAAACTAGAACAGCAAAAGACAGAACCATCATTGCACCATAATGAAGGTTTCATGAAAATGCTGGATGAAACGGCGAAAAATCTACAGGCAACAGAAGCATTTGAAGAGTCCATATCAAGTCTGTTTGCACATGTATATGGTAGTAGATATTTAACTGAGATTGAGCGATTAGAAAAACAAGAGTTGGTGGAAGCTGCCAAACAGCTTGTAATAGATGAATTAGAAGTAAAGGATGTGTAG
- a CDS encoding HIT family protein translates to MTNCVFCKIINGELPSAKVFENDDVLAFLDLSQITKGHTLVIPKIHNENIYDLSPDVAGKLFATIPAISRAINTEFKPQGLNLLNNNGEFAGQAVFHYHLHLIPRYDENDGFDTKYISHQKGYTNEDLKNIAQSISKNIQ, encoded by the coding sequence ATGACAAACTGCGTTTTTTGTAAAATTATTAATGGTGAGTTGCCATCAGCGAAGGTATTTGAGAATGATGATGTGTTAGCATTTCTAGATTTAAGCCAAATTACCAAAGGTCATACCCTTGTTATTCCCAAAATACATAATGAAAATATTTATGATTTGTCTCCGGATGTAGCCGGAAAATTATTTGCAACAATCCCTGCTATTTCCCGTGCTATTAATACAGAGTTCAAGCCCCAAGGTCTCAACCTTTTAAATAATAATGGGGAATTTGCCGGTCAAGCTGTTTTTCATTATCACTTGCATCTTATTCCGCGTTATGATGAAAATGATGGATTTGATACAAAATATATTAGCCATCAAAAAGGGTACACAAATGAGGACCTAAAAAATATTGCCCAATCCATATCTAAAAATATTCAATAA